In one Bombyx mori chromosome 22, ASM3026992v2 genomic region, the following are encoded:
- the CPR97 gene encoding cuticular protein RR-2 motif 97 precursor, which yields MFSKIVVLCALVAVSKAGLLAAPVHYSPAEAVSSQNIVRHDQPQTIQYAAPVAKLAVAAPVAYHAAPAPVTYHAAPAAVSYHSAPVAKIVAHQAEEIAYPKYEYNYSVADGHSGDNKSQQEVRDGDVVKGSYSFHEADGSIRTVEYTADDHSGFNAVVHNTAPTAAPTHIKAVPALQYYHH from the exons ATGTTCTCCAAA ATCGTTGTACTGTGCGCTTTGGTCGCGGTGTCGAAAGCTGGACTTCTGGCTGCTCCCGTGCACTACTCTCCCGCTGAAGCCGTTTCTTCCCAAAACATCGTCCGTCATGACCAGCCCCAGACTATCCAATACGCTGCTCCTGTAGCCAAGCTGGCCGTTGCTGCTCCCGTAGCTTACCACGCTGCTCCCGCCCCTGTtacctaccacgccgcccctGCTGCCGTGTCCTACCACTCTGCCCCTGTAGCCAAAATCGTAGCTCACCAAGCTGAGGAGATT GCCTACCCCAAGTACGAGTACAACTACTCAGTAGCTGACGGTCACTCCGGCGACAACAAGTCCCAACAAGAGGTACGCGACGGTGATGTTGTGAAGGGTTCATACTCCTTCCACGAAGCTGATGGCTCCATCAGAACGGTTGAGTACACCGCTGACGACCACAGCGGCTTCAACGCGGTCGTCCACAACACCGCCCCCACCGCCGCCCCTACTCACATCAAGGCTGTGCCCGCTCTTCAGtactaccaccactaa